In Cyanobacterium stanieri LEGE 03274, the genomic window TAATGCCCATTTCCTCCGCTAACTCATCCTCTGTGGGATTGCGTTGCAAACTTTGTTTTAATTCCCGTTGAGCCTTCTTAAGTTTATTTAACTTCTCCACAATATGAATGGGTAATCTGATGGTACGAGAATCATTGGCAATCGTTCTAGTGATGGCTTGACGAATCCACCAATAAGCATAGGTAGAAAACTTATAACCCTTATCAGGATCAAACTTTTCAGCCGCCCGGTTTAAACCGATAGCCCCCTCCTGAATTAAATCTAAAAAAGGCACTCCCCTATTTAAATACCGTTTAGCAATGGATACCACCAAACGTAAATTAGAACGAATCATTTTTCTTTTGGCAACCCTTCCCTTATAGAGACGATTTTCTAATTGCCTCTCTGTTTCTAGCCCCATGGCAAGGGCTAATTCCATCTTACTGGGGGTTTTTTGTAACTGATGGTGCAATTTTTGTTGTTTGTCCTCGCACTCAGTTAAAAATTTGACGGCTTGGGCTAATTCAATTTCTTCGGTTGCTGTTAACAAAGGGTAACGAGCCATTTCTTTAAAAAACGCCCCGACGGAGTCTTCTGATTTACTACGATTGCTCCTTACCTTTTTGCCGTTTTGCTCTGTATCATCGGAATATTGAGCAATCACCTCGTCAAATTCTCCATCAATTTCCGTTTTTATGGGATCGTGTTCCTTGGTGAGGGGACTGGTAAATTGGTTCATGTTGTTACTCCTCTTTTTAACGCACTTTTTATCCTGCCTAGGGACATAATTTAATAAATCATCTTTTTTTTAGTTATTTTGTCATGGTTAATACTAAATTCATGTAATGGGCAAGGGATAAATATCTAAATCCTAATGTAGCTAATAAAACTAGGTTTTGACTATTAAAATATAATTCTTTTTAGATTTTTTTTATATTTTGGTGTTACAGACTACAAAACTATAATTTTTATTAAGAAATTTGACATAAATGGTTTCTCCTGATAAACAAATTTCACTAATCAACGGATTAATATGATTTTTATTTTGTCCAAAATACAGTCATAAAGATTAAATGACCTTAGAAATCGATGAAACCTTCTCTCGATTCAAATATTAAAAAAATTAGCTCTGATGATAATCAAATTTTATTTACTACCATAATTTTTTTATTAAGTATTGATTTAAAAGATAAAAATGATCCCTATGGCTAAAAAATCCATTACAGAATGATCATAAACAATTAATGAGGGTGAGTGCTTCAACTATTGAGGAAATTCCGTGGGAATCACTTCAACTATTACCATTTCTCCTTCCCTATTAACCGTAACAGGTAGAGTTTCTCCGATGCTACTCTTTTCTACTTCCTCTTGAACATCAGTGGTTGTCATGATTGATGTTTGTCGAATTCGAGTAATTAAATCCCCTGTTTTAAATCCAGCCTCTTGGGCAGGGGAATTAGGCATCACCCTTAAAATTAAAACCCCTTGTGTGTTTTCATAAATGTCAGGAATGGGAAAATCGTAGTTAGTTGAGGTGTAGGGATTAAGGGTTACCATTTGAATTCCTAGATAGGGGTGAGCGGCTTTACCATTGGTTACCAGTTGTTGAGAAATACGGGAAGCAGTTTCAATGGGAATGGCAAAACCTAATCCTTGGGCGTTGGCTTTGATGGCGGTGTTAATACCGATTACTTCCCCTTGAATATTGAGTAATGGGCCTCCTGAGTTACCCGGATTGATGGCCGCATCGGTTTGGATAAAACGAACTCTTTTATCAGGTACTCCCACTTCATTACTCGATCGCCCCGTGGCGCTTATGATACCCGCTGTGACAGTGTTATCTAATCCTAAGGGGTTACCAATGGCGATCGCCCATTCCCCAATAATTAAATCCTCACTTTTACCCAAAGTTACCACCGGCAAACCAGAAGCCTTAATCTTGACTACCGCCAAATCAGTCATCCTATCAATACCCAACACTTCCCCTTCAAAAAATTGACCATCACGGAGGGAAACCGAAACCAAATCGGAATTATCAATCACATGGGCATTAGTAATAATTAAACCATCCTCTTGAATAATAAAACCAGAACCAGTGCCACTGTCTTGGGGAGGATAGCTAGGAATAGAACCAAAAAAATTATCAGATAAAGAATTACGACTCCCTTGGCGAGAAGCATTTATCCTCACCACCGCCGGGCCTACCTTTTCTACCGCAGAAGCTATAAAATTAAAATTACGATGATTTTCTATATTTGCTCCCCCTGAAGGAGAATCGGGCAAAGGAATAGAATAATTTTCTGAAAAAAAGGAAGGATTAGGAAAATCCTCAGACACATTGCTAAATTGTTTCCCCCCCCATAAGCCGAAAGAAATACCAGCGACTAAAAATCCTGTAGAGATAGCGATTCTGGAAAATACTTTGCTCATCTTCGATTGCGTTTGATCTTAACTTTCAATGTAACACAATCTTTAAAACCAATACCATGAAAACCTAACACCCAATACCTTCCACCTAAAACCTAATTTAGATAGAAACTTCGCTCAACTCACGGGCAAGATGATCAAAAGGTTCATCCACCAAAGAAGTATTTTCAATACCAGAAGCAAAAGCCATATCTTTAATCATCTCTTTCATGATTTGAATACCTCTGACAGTAGGGCCAATGGGTACACCTAAAGAATTATAGGTTTCCCTTAATCCTTGTAAGACTCGCTCATCTAAAACGCTAGTATCCCCGGCAATCAGAGCATAACTTACATAGCGTAAATAGTAGTCCATATCCCGTAAACAAGCAGAGTAACGACGGGTAGTGTAAGCATTTCCCCCCGCACGAATCAACTCGGGTACTTCTTCAAATAATTGTTTTCCCGCATTTAAAACTAACTCAGGGGAGTTGGCATTAATGATATTGGCAATTTGAATTCTAGTAGTGCCGGATTGAAAATAAGATTTTAGGGAATCGATGGCATCTCTATCGAGATAACGCCCGGATACATCGTAGTTTTTTATTAAGCTAGTTACGGCATCGAGTAACATTTTTTTCTCCCAACAAATATTTTAATTTTTAACTATTAAAGAGTTATATTTTATTTTAATCTTGATCCTGACTGGGTAGTCAACTGCATCAAGACTAATTATTTCATACTTTCCCTTGGGTTTAGTTTACCCCTAGGGTGCGCTCTGGTAGATGCACCAATATAGACAAGAACACAGATTTCGGGAAAACACTACAAGTAAATTTCCTGAGGAAAACTGCTTCTGGCTATACAATGGGTATCATAAACAGCGAGACTATTATCTTATTTCTAAACCTGAATTGATAAGAAAAGTATCAAATCTTTACATATTTTCTAATTTTATGATTATCCTATCTTCTTTCAAAAAGTTTATTGTTTCTTTACTTCTCGGTTTTATGGTTGGTTGGGGGATGTTAGTGGCCCCTGTGACGGCACTACCCACGGATTTAGCTCCCGATAGCTTTGTGGCTCAGGCAGTAGAAAAAACGGGAGATGCGGTGGTGCGTATCGATATAGAAAAGGTGGTTAGCCGTAGTTTTGGTTTTGATCCTTTTATGGATGATCCTATGTTACGTCAGTTTTTTGGTAATGGTTTTTCGGGGAGAATGCCCCAAGAAAGAAGGGTGGCTGGGCAAGGTTCGGGATTTATTGTCGATGGCTCTGGTATTATTTTGACTAATGCCCATGTGGTGAGTGATGCGGATAAGGTGACTATTACCCTCAAGGACGGGCGCAAGTTTTCGGGGCAGGTGATGGGTACGGATCAAATTACTGATTTGGCGGTGGTGAAGGTGGATTCTCAGGGTGATCTTTTACCTACTGCGGTGTTAGGGGATTCTGGGGCGGTGAAGGTGGGGGATTGGGCGATCGCCGTTGGTAATCCTGTCGGTCTTGATAATACGGTAACCTTGGGCATTATTAGCACTCTCCATCGTTCTTCTTCGGAAGTGGGGATTTCTGATAAGAGAATCGATTTTTTACAAACCGATGCGGCCATCAACCCGGGTAATTCGGGGGGGCCTTTGTTAAATGCTCAGGGGGAAGTTATCGGCATTAATACGGCTATACGTGCGGATGCTATGGGGATTGGTTTTGCTATACCCATTAATAAAGCAAAAGAAATTCAAAATACTTTGGCTATGGGAGGGGAAGTGCCTCATCCTTATGTGGGTATTCAGATGGTTAATGTTACTCCTGATTTGGCAAGGGAAAATAATAATGACCCTAATTCGGCTTTTATGATTCCTGAGGTGGAAGGGGTTTTGGTGGTACAGGTTTTGTCTGATACCCCTGCATCGTCGGCGGGAATGCGTCGGGGTGATGTGGTGGTGAAGGTGAATAGTCGCCCTATTAGTGATGCTGGGGAGCTTCAAAATGTGGTGGAACAAACTGGGGTTGATAAAAATATTCGTTTTTCTGTGATTAGGGGCGATCGCACTTTAGATCTTAATCTTAAAACCGCACAGTTAAGATAATTGAGAATGGATAATTGATAATGAGTTTTTATTATTTAATATCTGAACCCTAATTCCTAATACTTAAGCGATGGAAAAACCTTATCAAAAAATAGCGATTCAAGAGTGTGGGGAAGCGTTAATCGCCATTCCTGAAGATTTATTCCTCATGGAAAATCCTCCCCCTTACCAAAAGTTAGGCGCTGATTATGGGGGCAAGTCTCCCTATTATTTACGTCAAAGGGTTGTTGATGGTTTAATTGTTGCCCAAGAAAAATTACAACAGTTAAAACCCCAATGGCGGTTAAAAATTTTTGATGCTTATCGGCCCATTGCTGTACAACAATTCATGGTGGATTATACTTTCAAACAGGTTTGCGAGATGAAGGGTTTCAACCAAGGTCAGTTAAATTCTGCCCAAGAAAAGGAGGTTTATGAGGAAGTATATAAAATTTGGGCAATTCCAAGCCATAATCCTCTCACCCCTCCCCCTCACAGTACGGGGGCTGCGGTGGATTTAACTTTATGGGATGAAAAGGGGCAAATGGTTGATATGGGCGGAGAAATTGATGAGTTATCGGAGCGATCGCACCCTAATTATTACCAACATCGTCCAAATTCCCTTGAACAACGCTATCATTACCACCGACAAATACTTTTACAAGCCATGAATGCTGGGGGTTTTCTTCGTCATCCCGGAGAGTGGTGGCACTTTTCCCACGGAGATCAAATGTGGGCTTGGTTACAAAATTCTATTAATCCTTCCCTGAGGGCGATCGCTAAATATGGCGGTGTGCCGTAGGAAATTATTACAACCCATTTTTTGTTACAAAATATTAAAAAATCACTTTTTTTTGGACTTTTGCTCTCTTTTGGGAGATAATAAAATTAGGTTGTTAATAATGAAAATCTGACTATTTAAACTTATTTTTGCTTAATATCCCATTGTTTAATAATAACATAAATTGACCAGTCATTAATCAACAAAAAGGTTAATTTTGCGATTTTTTTACCAAAAACAAGAGGAAAAACCCCTTGTTTATCAAAGATAGTTTAAAAACTATCAAAACTAACAACTTCCGAAAAATCTAACTGACCAGAACGAGGGTTAGGCCCTTCGATGGCTTTGCCAACCACAACCATAAAAGAAAGAATATAGTCTTCAGGTAAATTAATAATTTTAGCTACCTTTTCAGGGTCAAAACCAATCATCGGACAGGTATCATAACCCATGGCTTTAGCGGCTAACATAATATTTTGTCCTGCCATACCAGAGGAGCGCATCACCTCATCTCTTTGTAACTGGGGTTTATCATTATAAAAACCTCCAATCATGGGTACAATTTGCTTTTGAACCGTTTCGGGGGTGTTACGCCAATATCTCTGAGGATTTTTTTCTGACGCTTTCAAGTCTCCGCAAATCACCACCACGATAGAAGCATCACT contains:
- a CDS encoding HhoA/HhoB/HtrA family serine endopeptidase, with the protein product MIILSSFKKFIVSLLLGFMVGWGMLVAPVTALPTDLAPDSFVAQAVEKTGDAVVRIDIEKVVSRSFGFDPFMDDPMLRQFFGNGFSGRMPQERRVAGQGSGFIVDGSGIILTNAHVVSDADKVTITLKDGRKFSGQVMGTDQITDLAVVKVDSQGDLLPTAVLGDSGAVKVGDWAIAVGNPVGLDNTVTLGIISTLHRSSSEVGISDKRIDFLQTDAAINPGNSGGPLLNAQGEVIGINTAIRADAMGIGFAIPINKAKEIQNTLAMGGEVPHPYVGIQMVNVTPDLARENNNDPNSAFMIPEVEGVLVVQVLSDTPASSAGMRRGDVVVKVNSRPISDAGELQNVVEQTGVDKNIRFSVIRGDRTLDLNLKTAQLR
- a CDS encoding M15 family metallopeptidase, with translation MEKPYQKIAIQECGEALIAIPEDLFLMENPPPYQKLGADYGGKSPYYLRQRVVDGLIVAQEKLQQLKPQWRLKIFDAYRPIAVQQFMVDYTFKQVCEMKGFNQGQLNSAQEKEVYEEVYKIWAIPSHNPLTPPPHSTGAAVDLTLWDEKGQMVDMGGEIDELSERSHPNYYQHRPNSLEQRYHYHRQILLQAMNAGGFLRHPGEWWHFSHGDQMWAWLQNSINPSLRAIAKYGGVP
- a CDS encoding nitroreductase family protein, with protein sequence MDTLTAIRERRSIKKYDPNHKMTDSEINTLMEQALLSPTSFNMQNWRFVVVKDQEIKDKLKAVSFNQSQVSDASIVVVICGDLKASEKNPQRYWRNTPETVQKQIVPMIGGFYNDKPQLQRDEVMRSSGMAGQNIMLAAKAMGYDTCPMIGFDPEKVAKIINLPEDYILSFMVVVGKAIEGPNPRSGQLDFSEVVSFDSF
- a CDS encoding HhoA/HhoB/HtrA family serine endopeptidase; this encodes MSKVFSRIAISTGFLVAGISFGLWGGKQFSNVSEDFPNPSFFSENYSIPLPDSPSGGANIENHRNFNFIASAVEKVGPAVVRINASRQGSRNSLSDNFFGSIPSYPPQDSGTGSGFIIQEDGLIITNAHVIDNSDLVSVSLRDGQFFEGEVLGIDRMTDLAVVKIKASGLPVVTLGKSEDLIIGEWAIAIGNPLGLDNTVTAGIISATGRSSNEVGVPDKRVRFIQTDAAINPGNSGGPLLNIQGEVIGINTAIKANAQGLGFAIPIETASRISQQLVTNGKAAHPYLGIQMVTLNPYTSTNYDFPIPDIYENTQGVLILRVMPNSPAQEAGFKTGDLITRIRQTSIMTTTDVQEEVEKSSIGETLPVTVNREGEMVIVEVIPTEFPQ
- a CDS encoding RNA polymerase sigma factor, RpoD/SigA family, with translation MNQFTSPLTKEHDPIKTEIDGEFDEVIAQYSDDTEQNGKKVRSNRSKSEDSVGAFFKEMARYPLLTATEEIELAQAVKFLTECEDKQQKLHHQLQKTPSKMELALAMGLETERQLENRLYKGRVAKRKMIRSNLRLVVSIAKRYLNRGVPFLDLIQEGAIGLNRAAEKFDPDKGYKFSTYAYWWIRQAITRTIANDSRTIRLPIHIVEKLNKLKKAQRELKQSLQRNPTEDELAEEMGINEQALHQLLQLKRQSLSLNHRVGKGEDTELLELLEDTNLLLPEEKMNEAMMNQEIVSVLDDVLSGREKEVIILRYGLSHSKPHTLEEVGQMFDLSRERVRQIQTKAMRKLRRPQVARRLKGWLT
- the apcB gene encoding allophycocyanin subunit beta is translated as MLLDAVTSLIKNYDVSGRYLDRDAIDSLKSYFQSGTTRIQIANIINANSPELVLNAGKQLFEEVPELIRAGGNAYTTRRYSACLRDMDYYLRYVSYALIAGDTSVLDERVLQGLRETYNSLGVPIGPTVRGIQIMKEMIKDMAFASGIENTSLVDEPFDHLARELSEVSI